One Sodalinema gerasimenkoae IPPAS B-353 DNA segment encodes these proteins:
- a CDS encoding Tex family protein, which yields MATLNQQLAQLLSREFSLTPHHVSNALELWLDGATIPFIARYRKERTGEMTEVVLRELFERYGYLSELEERKTAILEAISAQGKLTEALEKKILACQQKTDLEDLYLPYRPKRRTRATIARERGLEPLAEAIAAHNRPQAPRFDLEGEAAKFVNPEGEVETTEVALQGAADILAEAIAEDAEIRAGLRQTLLEQGSFESRIKKDYPEGSTKYETYRNYQISTRKIAPHNLLALLRGEREGILDLKLTHDEERFLQQLSNRLIRTGDRRLRQFYQDLIQDAYKRLLQPSITNRVIGEKRDWADEASIETFEANLRALLLAAPAGRKATLGIDPGFRTGCKVAVISELGKFLTYETIFPHQSGKRRQEAAQTLQKLVNTYRIELIAIGNGTASRETERFVKEGLQGVKSPPIALLVNEAGASVYSASEVAIAEFPELDVTIRGAISIARRLQDPLAELVKIDPKSIGVGQYQHDVNQTLLKRKLAETVESCVNYVGVDLNTASAALLTSVSGLSKTVANNIVAYRDEQGAFRNRRQLLKVPKLGPKAFELSAGFLRVRDGENPLDNTAVHPERYGVVGAIAKDLGLSLAQPEGIAQGMRSRDLRSYVTEEVGEPTLRDILEELEKPGRDPRDEFTYASFKEGVETLGDLEEGMLLEGVVTNVANFGAFVDVGVHQDGLVHISQLANRFVRDPNEIVKVGDVVKVKVLSVDERLKRIGLSMKEV from the coding sequence ATGGCAACGCTGAATCAACAACTAGCTCAACTTCTCTCTCGGGAGTTCTCGTTGACTCCCCATCATGTCTCGAATGCCCTCGAACTCTGGCTTGATGGGGCAACGATTCCCTTTATCGCCCGCTACCGCAAGGAACGCACTGGCGAAATGACGGAGGTGGTGTTACGGGAGTTATTTGAGCGGTATGGCTATTTGAGTGAGTTGGAGGAGCGCAAAACTGCGATTTTAGAGGCGATTTCGGCTCAGGGGAAACTGACAGAGGCCCTAGAGAAGAAGATTCTGGCCTGTCAGCAAAAAACAGATTTGGAGGATCTCTATCTTCCCTATCGCCCCAAACGCCGTACTCGGGCTACCATCGCCCGGGAACGAGGGTTAGAACCTTTGGCCGAGGCGATCGCCGCTCATAATCGTCCCCAAGCTCCCCGGTTTGATTTGGAGGGGGAAGCGGCGAAGTTTGTCAACCCAGAGGGAGAGGTGGAGACGACGGAGGTGGCCCTTCAGGGAGCGGCGGATATTTTGGCCGAGGCGATCGCCGAAGATGCGGAGATTCGCGCTGGGTTACGTCAGACGCTCTTGGAACAGGGGAGTTTTGAGTCGCGGATTAAGAAAGACTACCCGGAAGGAAGCACGAAGTACGAAACCTATCGCAATTATCAGATTTCGACTCGTAAGATTGCCCCTCATAATCTCTTGGCTCTGTTGCGTGGGGAACGGGAGGGGATTTTGGATCTCAAGCTGACTCATGATGAGGAGCGGTTTTTGCAGCAGTTGTCGAACCGCCTCATTCGCACGGGCGATCGCCGTTTACGTCAGTTCTATCAGGATTTGATTCAAGATGCCTATAAACGTCTGTTGCAGCCCTCCATTACCAATCGGGTGATTGGGGAAAAACGAGATTGGGCCGATGAGGCCTCGATTGAGACGTTTGAGGCCAATTTACGGGCCTTGCTGTTGGCCGCTCCGGCAGGCCGCAAGGCAACCCTTGGTATTGATCCAGGGTTCCGCACGGGCTGCAAGGTGGCGGTTATTAGCGAGTTAGGCAAGTTTTTGACCTATGAAACCATTTTCCCCCATCAGTCGGGGAAACGCCGCCAGGAGGCAGCGCAAACGCTACAAAAATTAGTCAATACCTATAGGATTGAGTTGATTGCCATTGGTAATGGAACCGCCAGTCGGGAGACGGAACGGTTTGTTAAGGAGGGGTTGCAGGGGGTGAAGAGTCCGCCGATCGCCCTGTTGGTGAATGAGGCGGGTGCGTCGGTGTATTCGGCCAGTGAGGTGGCGATCGCCGAGTTCCCGGAACTGGATGTGACGATTCGTGGGGCGATTAGTATTGCGCGGCGGCTACAGGACCCCCTGGCGGAGTTGGTGAAAATTGACCCTAAATCCATTGGGGTGGGACAATATCAGCATGATGTGAATCAGACGTTACTGAAGCGCAAACTGGCGGAGACGGTGGAGAGTTGCGTCAACTATGTGGGGGTGGATCTCAATACGGCTTCGGCGGCGTTGTTAACGTCGGTGTCGGGGTTGTCGAAGACGGTGGCCAACAATATCGTGGCCTATCGCGATGAACAGGGGGCGTTCCGAAATCGTCGCCAGTTGTTGAAGGTTCCCAAGTTGGGGCCGAAGGCCTTTGAGTTGTCGGCGGGGTTTTTGCGGGTGCGTGATGGGGAGAATCCCTTGGATAATACGGCGGTTCACCCAGAACGCTATGGGGTTGTTGGGGCGATCGCCAAAGATTTAGGGCTATCGTTGGCGCAACCTGAAGGCATCGCTCAGGGGATGCGATCGCGAGATTTACGCAGTTATGTGACGGAGGAGGTGGGGGAACCGACGTTACGAGACATTTTGGAGGAGTTGGAGAAACCGGGACGAGATCCTCGGGATGAGTTTACCTATGCGAGTTTCAAGGAGGGGGTTGAAACCTTAGGGGACTTAGAGGAGGGGATGCTGTTAGAAGGAGTCGTCACGAATGTGGCTAATTTTGGCGCGTTTGTGGATGTGGGGGTACATCAGGATGGCTTGGTGCATATTTCTCAGTTGGCGAATCGCTTTGTTCGCGATCCTAATGAGATTGTCAAGGTGGGGGATGTGGTGAAGGTGAAGGTGTTATCGGTGGATGAACGGTTGAAGCGGATTGGTTTGTCGATGAAGGAGGTTTAG
- a CDS encoding pentapeptide repeat-containing protein yields MSQNSQSQVPTSELNGKGGESQPVPPAPASLNASTSAPEVVPETRSATLNYLKRYPSFIIISAILLTIVGLAVDSVWLALTGLLVTLVVSLILILPSWSNVWQQVIPDPWRKLVIATLGLLASATGLLVLSTSNQQGTRAIRINWDAVGALGEIVGALGQIAIAILAVYVAWQQYVISRDLTIQQNRITQQQTIDAYFQGISDLTINDEGLLEDWPQERAIADGRTAAILSSVDAAGKAKILRFLSQSRLLTPLQRDRRLGRPMLDGAGGYSEDRRYGTRVIDLSVMLAATDLSKTDLRWTDLSDANLVRTNLSDCDLVMANMSRAILYEANLTGADLKGTRLFYGKAETATPRTRHDLPNYETGEYTGTVVEDANFSNVQRLSEGQRYYCCAWCGENARQTIPGGCEGIPNKLGR; encoded by the coding sequence ATGAGTCAAAACTCCCAATCTCAAGTTCCTACATCAGAGTTAAACGGAAAAGGGGGGGAGTCCCAACCCGTGCCCCCAGCCCCGGCCAGCCTCAACGCCTCCACATCCGCCCCAGAGGTTGTCCCCGAGACTCGTTCGGCCACCCTCAACTACCTAAAACGCTATCCCAGTTTCATTATCATCTCCGCCATTCTCCTCACCATTGTGGGTTTGGCCGTTGATAGTGTTTGGTTAGCCTTGACGGGGTTATTAGTCACCCTAGTGGTGTCCCTGATTCTGATTCTGCCGAGTTGGTCGAATGTCTGGCAACAGGTTATTCCTGATCCCTGGCGCAAGTTAGTCATCGCCACCCTGGGCCTGTTGGCCTCCGCCACTGGCTTATTGGTGCTGAGTACCTCCAACCAGCAAGGAACCCGGGCCATTCGCATTAACTGGGATGCCGTGGGGGCGTTGGGGGAAATTGTGGGGGCGTTGGGACAAATTGCCATTGCCATTTTGGCGGTTTATGTGGCTTGGCAACAATATGTCATTTCCCGAGATTTAACCATTCAACAGAACCGCATCACCCAGCAACAAACCATTGACGCCTATTTTCAGGGAATTTCCGATCTCACCATTAACGACGAGGGGTTATTGGAAGATTGGCCCCAGGAACGGGCCATCGCTGACGGACGAACCGCTGCTATTCTCAGCAGTGTTGATGCAGCGGGGAAAGCCAAAATCCTGCGCTTTTTATCTCAATCGCGGCTGCTCACCCCCCTACAGCGCGATCGCCGTCTAGGCCGGCCCATGCTCGATGGGGCAGGCGGCTACTCCGAAGATCGTCGCTACGGAACCCGTGTCATTGATCTCAGCGTCATGTTGGCCGCCACAGATTTATCCAAAACCGATTTACGCTGGACGGATCTCAGTGATGCCAATTTAGTTCGCACCAATCTCAGCGACTGTGACTTAGTTATGGCCAACATGAGTCGTGCCATTCTCTATGAAGCCAATCTCACCGGTGCTGATCTCAAGGGAACTCGCTTATTTTACGGGAAAGCTGAAACCGCCACCCCTCGCACCCGCCATGATCTCCCCAACTATGAAACCGGCGAATATACCGGAACCGTCGTAGAAGATGCCAATTTCAGCAATGTGCAGCGATTATCCGAGGGACAACGCTATTATTGCTGTGCCTGGTGTGGGGAAAACGCCCGTCAAACCATTCCCGGCGGCTGTGAGGGGATTCCCAATAAACTCGGTCGCTAG
- a CDS encoding pentapeptide repeat-containing protein, with the protein MEEVNQAYKDLVFIWHPDRIPGDNRRLQEKAEQKLKSINEARDSLRAAHREPRKPPASPPRHPQGRSPSPPPPRRDPRAPYSQNRPPRRPSRDMSHADLRGVNFREKDLSGRNLEGAILVDANLSDTFMHRVNLTGADLSGANLFRANLLEADLSHAILRNANLIGADLSGADLSHADLRGAKVGTSNRLLVKLTGTKLTDAILPDGSVYQ; encoded by the coding sequence ATGGAAGAGGTGAATCAAGCCTATAAAGACTTGGTGTTTATCTGGCATCCCGATCGCATTCCCGGTGACAATCGCCGTCTACAAGAGAAGGCCGAGCAAAAGCTCAAATCGATCAATGAGGCTCGTGATTCTCTGCGGGCCGCTCATCGAGAACCTCGGAAACCGCCCGCATCACCGCCGCGACACCCTCAGGGGCGATCGCCCTCTCCACCCCCTCCCCGTCGTGATCCCAGAGCGCCCTATTCCCAGAATCGCCCACCCCGTCGCCCCTCCCGGGATATGAGTCATGCGGATTTGCGGGGGGTGAATTTTCGCGAAAAAGACTTGTCTGGCCGCAATCTGGAAGGGGCGATTTTGGTGGATGCCAATCTCAGTGATACCTTCATGCACCGGGTGAATCTGACGGGGGCGGATTTGTCGGGGGCGAATTTGTTTCGGGCCAATCTGTTGGAGGCGGATCTCAGTCATGCGATTTTACGTAATGCCAACTTGATTGGGGCGGATTTGAGCGGGGCGGATTTGAGTCACGCGGATTTACGGGGGGCCAAGGTGGGGACGAGTAATCGCTTGTTAGTGAAACTCACGGGGACTAAACTAACGGATGCCATTCTTCCCGATGGCTCGGTATATCAATAA
- a CDS encoding DUF29 domain-containing protein: protein MLARSTPISPNLYESDYHLWLLETRQKLETQDFNALDLENLIEEITDLARRDKRAIKNLLKHLVEHLLKLKYWKAERERNQGHWQREILNFRQQIQDYLKESPSLKPYLEEIYYPCYRDGRQLAANVSQLPLNTFPEEPITDLETLLNPDWLP from the coding sequence ATGCTGGCCCGTTCCACTCCTATCTCCCCCAATCTCTACGAGAGCGACTATCACCTGTGGCTCCTCGAAACCCGGCAAAAACTGGAAACCCAAGACTTTAACGCCTTAGACTTAGAGAATCTCATTGAGGAAATCACAGACTTGGCTCGTCGGGACAAACGCGCAATCAAAAACCTCTTAAAACATTTAGTTGAGCATCTCCTAAAACTCAAGTATTGGAAAGCAGAACGAGAAAGAAATCAAGGACATTGGCAACGAGAAATCCTTAACTTTCGCCAACAAATTCAAGACTATCTCAAAGAAAGTCCCAGCCTAAAACCCTACTTAGAGGAGATTTACTACCCATGTTACCGTGACGGCCGGCAACTGGCCGCCAACGTTTCTCAACTACCTCTAAACACCTTTCCCGAAGAGCCAATCACCGACCTAGAGACCCTTCTCAACCCCGACTGGCTCCCCTAA
- a CDS encoding PP2C family serine/threonine-protein phosphatase, producing MNWRVLGASVCGTSHQKRSQPCQDAWATRIRDDGLLLAAVADGAGSATRSQDGAEWAVQAAIAYLANVALLPLTKSSNCDKEDPEQEDGSDEPDLTQLLQQALEAARTCVIEQAEAAGLPPRECASTLILLVASHEGVAVAQIGDGAAVMIDETGTLTALSQPQQGEYANQTTFLTSEGAIAQAEISIYPIAPQGIALFSDGLQRLALEMPQGTPHERFFSPLFQFIQQDSDEAGANEQLQGFLTSPRVSQRTDDDLTLVLAGAIAPSPSDP from the coding sequence ATGAACTGGCGTGTTTTGGGGGCTTCTGTATGTGGAACCAGTCATCAGAAGCGATCGCAGCCCTGTCAAGATGCTTGGGCCACTCGGATTCGTGACGATGGCCTGCTGCTGGCGGCGGTGGCTGATGGGGCGGGTTCTGCGACGCGATCGCAGGATGGGGCCGAGTGGGCCGTGCAAGCGGCGATCGCCTATCTGGCAAATGTCGCGCTTCTGCCCTTGACAAAATCAAGTAATTGTGATAAAGAAGACCCAGAGCAGGAGGACGGGTCAGACGAGCCAGACCTCACCCAGCTCTTGCAGCAAGCCCTAGAAGCCGCCAGAACCTGCGTCATTGAACAGGCCGAAGCCGCAGGATTGCCGCCGCGAGAATGTGCCAGCACCCTGATTTTGCTTGTGGCCAGCCATGAAGGGGTGGCGGTGGCTCAGATTGGCGATGGGGCAGCGGTTATGATAGATGAGACCGGTACCCTAACCGCCCTCAGCCAACCCCAACAGGGAGAATACGCCAATCAAACCACCTTCCTCACCTCCGAGGGTGCGATCGCCCAAGCGGAAATTTCTATTTATCCCATTGCCCCCCAAGGAATCGCCCTCTTTTCCGACGGCTTGCAGCGTTTAGCTTTGGAAATGCCCCAAGGCACACCCCACGAGCGGTTTTTCAGCCCCTTATTCCAATTTATTCAACAAGACAGCGACGAAGCCGGGGCCAACGAGCAACTTCAGGGGTTCCTCACCTCCCCCCGCGTCAGCCAACGGACCGATGACGATCTAACCTTAGTATTAGCGGGGGCGATCGCTCCATCTCCCTCAGACCCCTAA
- a CDS encoding PAS domain S-box protein — protein sequence MSQISVCDCCSYPTSELLHIFYESSPLMMGILEMVEQDEHVTLHFLSHNEATAIFFNRPGQSLRGQTFGDLGLDPQKIQDIVGYYQQCKREREPLSFEYEEQTETGLRWLLVTLNFLRLSEQKRPHFSYLIRDITDRKNAEIERLEIEKRNRELQLLEPIFEIILAGYWDWNFQDNTEYLSPSFKKMLGYEDHELENHPDTWQKLIFAEDLPEVLESINNHLDSPQTVPFYREVRYHHKSGATLWILCSGRVIEWDEMGKPSRMIGCHIDITHQKEAELNLRDINQELETFLENAPMAISRLDNHGQYLKVNPTFAKTLDKNPSELLGQSFYDFFSPEVTNIFEQRLQTIRETLQPLQVEDELDINGVTQYFQTILFPALGSQPLKGFWSISKNITDQKQKAIALRDSEKRYRTIIETTLEGVWVVNSEETTEFVNDQMAKMLGYSASEMMGQPLTAFISPESEEKICQQIRNQTRGDSEQAVYRFCHRDNSDVWLILSTTPLQDTQGNYQGCIGLLTNITEMIQIQDALKVSELQLASVLNSSLDGIMAFQSIRDAEGKIIDFEYRLANPASCTMTGRTTEQLVGHRLLEVMPGHRKDGLFDSYVQVVESGEPGTREFYYNHDEIDSWFENIAVKLGDGFAVTFRDITPIKNYQLTLEKTNQELQERLQDLRERHAEMQTLSQIGDFLQACLTVQEACQVVATLIPPLFPGSAGGIFQTKDSGHQLETLAQWGEELYSKAKFSHQECWGLRRGRPHLISEYWGELHCGHVKHLPDGATTYCIPMVAQGETLGLFYLMVPPELELIGNKRQLAQTVAEQLGLAIANLKLRETLQQQSIRDALTGLYNIKSG from the coding sequence ATGTCCCAGATTTCAGTGTGTGACTGCTGTTCCTATCCCACATCGGAACTTTTACATATTTTCTATGAAAGTTCTCCCCTGATGATGGGAATTCTTGAAATGGTTGAGCAAGATGAGCACGTCACTCTTCACTTCCTCAGCCATAATGAAGCCACTGCGATTTTTTTTAATCGTCCTGGACAATCTCTTAGGGGTCAAACGTTCGGGGACCTGGGGCTAGATCCTCAAAAAATCCAAGACATTGTTGGCTATTATCAGCAATGCAAACGGGAGCGAGAACCGTTGTCCTTTGAATATGAGGAACAAACGGAGACTGGACTTAGATGGCTTTTGGTGACTCTCAATTTTTTAAGATTAAGCGAACAAAAGCGTCCTCATTTCTCCTATCTAATCCGAGATATAACAGACCGCAAAAACGCTGAAATAGAGCGTCTTGAAATTGAAAAACGCAACCGAGAGTTACAGCTTCTTGAACCTATTTTTGAGATTATTTTGGCTGGCTATTGGGACTGGAATTTCCAAGATAACACCGAGTATCTAAGCCCTAGCTTCAAAAAGATGCTGGGCTATGAAGATCATGAACTCGAAAATCATCCTGATACTTGGCAGAAGTTGATTTTTGCTGAAGATTTGCCCGAAGTACTTGAGTCTATTAACAATCACCTAGACAGTCCACAAACTGTCCCCTTCTATCGTGAGGTTCGCTATCATCATAAAAGCGGTGCGACGTTATGGATTCTTTGCTCAGGACGAGTTATTGAATGGGATGAAATGGGGAAGCCTTCTCGTATGATTGGCTGTCATATTGACATTACCCATCAAAAAGAAGCCGAACTAAATTTGCGAGACATCAATCAAGAGCTAGAAACGTTTTTAGAGAATGCTCCCATGGCCATTAGTCGGTTGGATAACCATGGCCAATACCTCAAGGTGAATCCCACATTTGCTAAAACCTTAGACAAAAATCCCTCAGAACTACTGGGGCAATCGTTTTATGACTTTTTTTCTCCTGAAGTCACTAACATATTTGAACAACGCTTGCAAACCATTCGAGAGACATTACAACCGCTGCAAGTTGAAGATGAGCTGGACATCAATGGTGTCACTCAATACTTCCAGACCATTTTATTTCCCGCACTCGGCAGTCAACCCCTAAAAGGATTTTGGTCAATCTCAAAAAATATCACGGATCAAAAACAAAAAGCGATTGCGCTTCGAGATAGTGAAAAACGCTACCGAACTATTATTGAAACAACATTAGAAGGGGTTTGGGTAGTAAACTCTGAAGAAACTACAGAGTTTGTGAATGACCAGATGGCTAAAATGCTCGGCTACTCAGCCTCAGAGATGATGGGACAACCCCTAACCGCATTTATTTCTCCAGAGTCTGAAGAGAAAATTTGCCAACAAATCCGCAATCAAACCCGAGGAGATAGTGAGCAAGCTGTCTATCGTTTTTGTCATCGAGATAACTCTGATGTTTGGCTGATTCTTTCAACCACGCCTTTACAAGATACCCAAGGAAATTATCAAGGCTGCATTGGGTTATTAACCAATATTACGGAAATGATCCAGATTCAAGATGCCCTGAAGGTATCAGAGTTACAGTTGGCAAGTGTCTTGAATAGCTCTTTGGATGGGATTATGGCGTTCCAATCTATTCGGGATGCAGAGGGTAAGATTATTGATTTTGAATATCGACTAGCCAATCCCGCAAGTTGTACGATGACCGGAAGAACCACGGAACAACTGGTGGGACACCGCTTACTTGAGGTGATGCCCGGCCATCGAAAAGATGGACTCTTTGATTCTTACGTACAAGTAGTTGAATCTGGAGAACCAGGAACTCGTGAATTTTACTATAATCATGATGAGATTGATAGTTGGTTTGAGAATATAGCGGTTAAACTTGGAGATGGATTTGCGGTAACCTTCCGAGATATTACGCCTATTAAAAATTATCAGCTTACTTTAGAAAAAACGAATCAAGAACTGCAAGAACGACTGCAAGATTTACGAGAGCGCCATGCTGAAATGCAAACTCTCAGCCAAATTGGTGATTTTTTGCAAGCCTGTTTGACGGTTCAAGAAGCCTGTCAGGTTGTCGCAACTTTGATTCCCCCATTATTTCCCGGTTCTGCGGGAGGAATTTTTCAAACCAAGGATAGCGGCCACCAGTTGGAGACCTTAGCTCAATGGGGAGAGGAGCTTTATTCAAAGGCTAAGTTTTCCCATCAAGAGTGTTGGGGACTACGACGGGGACGGCCTCATCTAATATCGGAATATTGGGGAGAGTTACACTGTGGCCATGTTAAGCATCTCCCGGACGGGGCAACCACCTACTGCATTCCCATGGTGGCTCAGGGAGAAACCTTGGGGTTGTTTTATCTCATGGTTCCGCCGGAGTTGGAGTTGATCGGTAATAAGCGTCAGTTGGCACAAACGGTGGCTGAACAGTTAGGACTGGCGATCGCCAACCTAAAACTACGGGAGACGCTACAGCAACAAAGTATCCGAGATGCTCTCACGGGACTGTATAATATCAAGTCCGGCTAA
- a CDS encoding RrF2 family transcriptional regulator, with protein MELSCKSEYALLALLELAVHHSKGEPLQIRQIAAQQGIPDRYLEQLLATLRRGGLVRSQRGAKGGYHLAREPWNITLLEALECIEGTNEQSTAPQDSPPTVESGIIKDIWKEAQEATESVLKKYTLQDLREQRDARSQLNIMYYI; from the coding sequence GTGGAACTTTCTTGCAAAAGCGAATACGCCCTACTGGCCTTACTTGAACTGGCCGTTCATCATAGTAAAGGGGAACCCCTGCAAATTCGGCAAATTGCTGCCCAGCAGGGGATTCCCGATCGCTATCTCGAACAACTCCTGGCAACCCTACGGCGAGGGGGGCTAGTGCGATCGCAGCGAGGGGCGAAAGGAGGCTATCACCTGGCTCGGGAGCCTTGGAACATCACCTTGCTCGAAGCTCTCGAATGTATCGAAGGGACCAACGAACAGAGCACCGCCCCCCAAGATAGTCCCCCGACGGTTGAGAGTGGGATTATTAAAGATATTTGGAAGGAAGCCCAAGAAGCGACGGAGAGCGTGTTAAAAAAATATACGCTTCAAGACTTGCGAGAACAGCGTGATGCGCGATCGCAGCTCAATATCATGTACTACATTTAA
- a CDS encoding NAD(P)/FAD-dependent oxidoreductase — MKVDVAVVGAGLAGLTAALPLQVAGYSVLLLEKSRGLGGRLASYRLNGSRCDRGVRYLTEEGRLLSGLVRSLRQRGVLEPWIEQSHVYRAEGLVLDSPRTHYVAPEGMSQIAKELGQGLTVWYSRRVQEITPQADGWRLGLEAVVEGSKDPLEVMAEAVILAIPAPQALPLVQTLPGMTPEMLTPLAAVTYDPCLTLLAQYPQDGVPADLPWRSLEFPDDPDLSWLGFDSSKGTPSKPRGDRLLLVINSSPEFARSHLEDREFTPVIEQLLNQAATRVGDWLKTPETTHLHRWRYAIPRQVWSQDSLVLQTPFPLVCCGDWCGSRQVETALRSGLAAASSINAQHQQRPLPPISQLWDSPS; from the coding sequence ATGAAGGTTGATGTTGCTGTTGTCGGTGCTGGATTGGCAGGCTTGACGGCCGCCTTGCCGTTACAGGTGGCGGGGTATTCGGTACTGCTGTTGGAAAAGTCTCGTGGTTTGGGGGGACGCTTGGCCTCCTATCGTCTGAATGGCTCTCGTTGCGATCGCGGGGTTCGCTATCTGACGGAGGAGGGCCGCTTGTTGTCCGGGTTGGTGCGATCGCTACGTCAGCGGGGGGTGCTTGAACCCTGGATTGAGCAGAGTCATGTCTACAGGGCTGAAGGATTGGTTCTAGACTCGCCTCGTACTCATTATGTTGCCCCTGAGGGGATGAGTCAGATTGCCAAGGAATTGGGCCAGGGGTTAACGGTTTGGTACAGTCGCCGGGTTCAAGAGATTACCCCCCAAGCCGACGGCTGGCGTTTGGGGTTAGAAGCCGTTGTGGAGGGGTCTAAGGACCCCCTGGAGGTCATGGCTGAGGCAGTAATTCTGGCAATCCCTGCCCCCCAGGCCCTTCCCCTGGTGCAAACTCTGCCTGGAATGACACCAGAGATGCTCACACCCTTGGCAGCGGTGACCTATGATCCCTGTTTAACCCTACTGGCTCAATATCCTCAGGATGGGGTTCCGGCAGACCTTCCCTGGCGTTCTCTGGAGTTTCCAGACGATCCCGACTTGTCTTGGCTGGGATTCGATAGTAGTAAAGGGACCCCGTCAAAACCGAGGGGCGATCGCCTGTTACTGGTCATTAATAGTAGCCCCGAGTTCGCGCGATCGCATCTGGAGGACAGAGAATTTACCCCAGTCATCGAGCAGTTACTGAACCAAGCGGCCACCCGCGTCGGCGATTGGTTAAAAACCCCTGAAACCACCCATCTCCACCGTTGGCGTTATGCCATTCCCCGCCAGGTTTGGTCGCAAGATAGTTTAGTTCTCCAGACCCCGTTTCCCCTAGTCTGTTGTGGAGACTGGTGCGGTTCTCGTCAAGTCGAAACCGCTCTACGCTCAGGCCTAGCCGCCGCCAGTAGCATCAATGCCCAACACCAACAACGCCCCCTCCCCCCCATCAGCCAACTCTGGGATAGCCCATCATAA
- a CDS encoding vWA domain-containing protein, producing MRLEDAVEFAENPEPRCPCILLLDTSGSMSGLPIEALNEGLETFRDELNQDDLARKRVEVAVVSFDSKVKVVLDFVTADRFEAPVLTAQGLTSMGTGLQKALELLDERKRQYRDNGITYYRPWIFTITDGEPQGEPKRAIEEAIARLRDDEANKRVACFAVGVENANMERLGEIFPRTPLKLKGLDFRELFVWLSASMQRVSNSQPDDQVPLPPPGWGEV from the coding sequence ATTCGTCTCGAAGATGCCGTTGAGTTTGCCGAAAACCCAGAACCCCGTTGTCCCTGTATTTTGCTCCTCGATACCTCAGGCTCAATGTCAGGGCTACCCATTGAGGCCCTCAACGAAGGCCTAGAAACCTTCCGAGACGAACTCAACCAGGATGATTTAGCCCGTAAACGGGTTGAGGTGGCCGTGGTATCCTTTGATTCCAAGGTGAAAGTGGTGTTAGACTTCGTCACCGCCGATCGCTTCGAGGCTCCCGTCTTAACGGCCCAAGGCTTAACCAGCATGGGAACCGGATTACAAAAAGCCCTAGAACTCCTCGACGAGCGCAAACGCCAATATCGGGATAATGGCATCACCTACTATCGTCCCTGGATTTTCACCATCACCGACGGGGAACCCCAAGGGGAACCCAAACGGGCCATCGAAGAGGCGATCGCCCGTCTACGGGATGACGAAGCTAACAAGCGCGTCGCCTGTTTCGCTGTCGGCGTCGAAAATGCCAACATGGAACGTCTCGGGGAAATCTTCCCCCGCACCCCCCTCAAACTCAAAGGGTTAGACTTCCGCGAGTTATTTGTCTGGCTATCGGCCAGTATGCAGCGCGTCTCCAACTCCCAACCCGATGATCAAGTTCCTCTCCCCCCACCGGGATGGGGTGAGGTGTAG